Proteins encoded together in one Corallococcus soli window:
- a CDS encoding beta-propeller domain-containing protein yields the protein MHWTRFGGVGLTLLAVGCGDGDKGPPDGLANEPVQQALRLEEFAACEDLEQYIEDTASKHMRTSLEQQRPGFWDRFGRNRGVDMGSPPPMAEGDASSGGGSPSPSQGPKDSTGTNNQVEGVHESDFVQNDGTRIFVLSGKRLYAHRSWPAEQLTLAGSLEVEGWPREMLLDEHQRLVIISQVRLGLPGRPAGGGIYVGDGAPMPMIDCSGSGFGCGYYAADSTKVTTVDVSDVANPTVVDQVYLPGLFTQARRVDSSVRLVLSDAFRWPAGVRSWVNYTEELYKDEDKLDDAIDAQIAHNEKLIRANTLDQWLPAGRRVDAAGVTTALPVSCGDFYRSNAPSALGFVTVASMDLDAQAAAPGRTSLVAEPGTVYASKDSLYLTHSHSWWWPEPGQKDFTYVHKFDTRQPGRAVYAGSGTVEGVPVNQFALDEHEGVLRLATTVTTRLPEEKNQDWWWGRTTTASRVTTMGMKDGRLKELGRSADLAEGERIYSARFVGTRGYIVTFLQVDPLFTFDLSDPANPRKVGELKVPGFSTYLHPVGDHHLLTMGVHVDPNGGCCGERSLKLSLFDVSDMANPKEAFTQLVGTAYGWSEAVYEHKAFNYFPAKGLVAIPFTDYTPRGYSGNDYWSGFRTELRVFRVDLAAGISPVGAVSMTDMYQQAQTPDWSWYYTPDVRRSVMADDYVYAISDAGVRVAKLGNLQAPLVTTRFTKVVNP from the coding sequence ATGCACTGGACGCGTTTCGGAGGAGTGGGGCTCACGCTGCTGGCGGTGGGCTGTGGCGACGGCGACAAGGGTCCCCCGGATGGGCTGGCCAACGAACCCGTGCAGCAGGCGCTGCGGCTGGAGGAGTTCGCCGCGTGCGAGGACCTGGAGCAGTACATCGAGGACACCGCGTCCAAGCACATGCGCACGAGCCTGGAGCAGCAGCGGCCCGGCTTCTGGGACAGGTTCGGCCGCAACCGGGGCGTGGACATGGGCAGTCCTCCTCCCATGGCGGAGGGGGACGCCTCGTCGGGCGGTGGCAGCCCGTCGCCTTCCCAGGGCCCCAAGGACTCCACCGGCACGAACAACCAGGTGGAGGGCGTGCACGAGTCGGACTTCGTGCAGAACGACGGCACGCGCATCTTCGTGCTGTCGGGCAAGCGCCTCTACGCGCACCGCTCGTGGCCCGCGGAGCAGTTGACGCTGGCGGGCTCGCTGGAGGTGGAGGGCTGGCCCCGGGAGATGCTGCTGGATGAGCACCAGCGGCTGGTCATCATCTCGCAGGTGCGCCTGGGCCTGCCGGGCCGTCCGGCCGGCGGAGGTATCTACGTGGGCGACGGCGCGCCGATGCCGATGATCGACTGCTCAGGCTCCGGCTTCGGCTGTGGCTACTACGCGGCCGACAGCACCAAGGTCACGACGGTGGACGTGTCGGACGTGGCCAACCCCACGGTGGTGGATCAGGTGTACCTGCCGGGCCTCTTCACGCAGGCGCGCCGCGTGGACAGCTCCGTGCGCCTGGTGCTGTCGGATGCGTTCCGCTGGCCGGCGGGCGTGCGGTCCTGGGTGAACTACACGGAGGAGCTCTACAAGGACGAGGACAAGCTGGATGACGCCATCGACGCGCAGATTGCCCACAACGAGAAGCTGATCCGCGCGAACACGCTGGACCAGTGGCTGCCCGCGGGCAGGCGCGTGGACGCGGCGGGCGTGACGACGGCGTTGCCGGTGTCGTGCGGTGACTTCTACCGGAGCAACGCGCCGTCCGCGCTGGGCTTCGTGACGGTGGCCTCAATGGACCTGGACGCGCAGGCGGCGGCGCCGGGGCGCACCAGCCTGGTGGCGGAGCCGGGCACGGTGTACGCGTCCAAGGACTCGCTCTACCTGACGCATTCGCACTCGTGGTGGTGGCCGGAGCCGGGGCAGAAGGACTTCACCTACGTGCACAAGTTCGACACCCGTCAGCCGGGCCGCGCGGTGTACGCGGGCTCCGGCACGGTGGAGGGCGTGCCCGTCAACCAGTTCGCCCTGGACGAACACGAAGGCGTGCTGCGGCTGGCCACGACCGTCACCACGCGCCTGCCGGAGGAGAAGAACCAGGACTGGTGGTGGGGGCGCACGACGACGGCGAGCCGCGTGACGACGATGGGCATGAAGGACGGGCGGCTCAAGGAGCTGGGCCGCAGCGCGGACCTGGCCGAAGGGGAGCGCATCTACAGCGCGCGCTTCGTGGGCACGCGCGGCTACATCGTCACCTTCCTCCAGGTGGACCCGCTCTTCACCTTCGACCTGAGCGACCCGGCCAACCCGCGCAAGGTGGGTGAGCTGAAGGTGCCCGGCTTCTCCACGTACCTGCACCCGGTGGGTGACCACCACCTGCTGACGATGGGCGTGCACGTGGACCCGAACGGCGGCTGCTGCGGGGAGCGTTCGCTGAAGCTGTCGCTCTTCGACGTCAGCGACATGGCGAACCCGAAGGAGGCCTTCACGCAGCTGGTGGGCACCGCCTACGGCTGGAGCGAGGCCGTCTACGAGCACAAGGCCTTCAACTACTTCCCGGCCAAGGGCCTGGTCGCCATCCCCTTCACGGACTACACCCCCCGCGGCTACAGCGGGAACGACTACTGGAGTGGCTTCCGCACGGAGCTGCGCGTGTTCCGCGTGGACCTGGCGGCGGGCATCTCCCCGGTGGGCGCCGTGAGCATGACGGACATGTACCAGCAGGCGCAGACGCCGGACTGGAGCTGGTACTACACGCCGGACGTGCGCCGCAGCGTGATGGCGGACGACTACGTGTACGCCATCAGCGACGCGGGGGTGCGCGTGGCGAAGCTGGGCAACCTCCAGGCGCCGCTGGTCACGACGCGCTTCACCAAGGTCGTCAACCCCTGA
- a CDS encoding TIGR02266 family protein: MTTPGFSPRPRDLVFVVDDSRTARDVVRLHLSRMGCDVVALEGAEACLAELQQRVPALILMDLHLEKLQGDEACRAVKAHAAGRNVPVVMFTAADEPHEVMHCGRAGADDFLPKPVCQEALAAKVAAVRASRERVWTGPPRGRGVLLVEGGRFLHTFLGGALEHEGLHVLYAKDLEDAGAQAAAHGDRLDGFVVDVSRLPREALALAARIRELYPRKPLVLMSRVEESPDVLARALELCGAPLLEKRHLGADELLGRVLARLAPNTVPLRAAERVPFFTVVEFSTAGGPTLSGFSHDASPQGLFVRTLTPAREGARLSLRLVMAGQRTPCEAQAVVAWSNPPGPGSAFRSQTGMGLKLEGMDAQLQQRFVRFVPQTLGFPTAGPARASGF; the protein is encoded by the coding sequence ATGACGACCCCCGGATTTTCTCCCCGCCCGAGAGACCTGGTCTTCGTGGTGGACGACTCGCGGACGGCGCGGGACGTGGTGCGGCTGCACCTGTCGCGCATGGGCTGCGACGTGGTGGCCCTGGAGGGGGCGGAGGCGTGCCTCGCGGAGCTCCAGCAGCGGGTACCGGCGCTCATCCTGATGGACCTGCACCTGGAGAAGCTCCAGGGGGATGAGGCGTGCCGCGCGGTGAAGGCGCACGCGGCCGGGCGCAACGTGCCGGTGGTGATGTTCACCGCCGCGGACGAACCCCATGAGGTGATGCACTGCGGGCGCGCGGGCGCGGACGACTTCCTGCCCAAGCCCGTGTGCCAGGAGGCGCTGGCGGCGAAGGTGGCCGCGGTGAGGGCGTCGCGGGAGCGCGTCTGGACGGGCCCTCCGCGCGGGCGCGGCGTGCTGCTGGTGGAGGGTGGCCGCTTCCTGCACACCTTCCTGGGCGGGGCGCTGGAGCACGAGGGGCTGCACGTGCTCTACGCCAAGGACCTGGAGGACGCGGGGGCGCAGGCGGCGGCCCACGGCGACCGGCTGGATGGCTTCGTGGTGGACGTGTCGCGGCTGCCGCGCGAGGCCCTGGCCCTGGCCGCGCGCATCCGGGAGCTGTACCCGCGCAAGCCGCTGGTGCTGATGTCGCGCGTGGAGGAGTCGCCGGACGTGCTCGCCCGCGCGCTGGAGCTGTGCGGCGCGCCGCTCCTGGAGAAGCGCCACCTGGGCGCGGACGAGCTGCTGGGGCGGGTGCTCGCGCGCCTGGCGCCGAACACCGTGCCGCTGCGGGCCGCGGAGCGCGTGCCCTTCTTCACCGTGGTGGAGTTCTCCACGGCGGGCGGGCCCACGCTCAGCGGCTTCAGCCACGACGCCAGCCCCCAGGGCCTCTTCGTGCGCACGCTCACGCCCGCGCGCGAGGGCGCCCGGCTGTCCCTGCGGCTGGTGATGGCCGGCCAGCGCACCCCGTGCGAGGCGCAGGCGGTGGTGGCGTGGTCCAACCCGCCCGGCCCCGGCAGCGCCTTCCGCTCGCAGACGGGCATGGGCCTCAAGCTGGAGGGCATGGACGCGCAGCTCCAGCAGCGCTTCGTGCGCTTCGTGCCGCAGACCCTCGGTTTTCCCACCGCCGGCCCGGCGCGCGCCTCAGGTTTCTGA
- a CDS encoding Hsp70 family protein → MQEPVIGIDLGTTNSVVATVEDGRPRLIPSRAGGRLTPSVVGLTRAGDRLVGQAAQALAEEQPDAVVWATKRFLGRRYTPELVQQAKSVVPYPLVAGPSGDVRVKLAGRVLPTTQVSAFILGELRLDAQAHFGRDVRKCVITVPANFDDNQRQATREAASIAGLEVVRLVNEPTAAALAYGLSRGFEGSALVFDLGGGTFDVSILDVKAGVFEVKATGGDHALGGEDFDQRIVQWLLAQVEDAFQDAVSKDAQSLRRLKVAAEAAKRELTERDEASITVSGLGDHASGGKRFTEINTALTRSFFETLSEPLSRRCLEVCKSVMAEAKMDPRSVDVVLLVGGMTRVPLVRRLVADFFGRAPSTDVHPDEAVALGAAVQADELLRQSGQALLLDVASQSLGVGVMGGRVKRLIPRNTGVPVVARDIFFPGTSGQAEARIPVYQGESEFQDENHKLGEVVLKNLHVAARGETPLEVVFELSGEGTLSVKATDLTSGNMEVVRLEARAGLPQGEAEKLGQEQMNYAQAQGVVDARKAEETFRKLLERGEKLARLLQKSAKENPSPEAESAVGTVQQLLVGGKDALAAGDAAQCAQIARQLTKLLSGRAEPRS, encoded by the coding sequence ATGCAAGAACCCGTCATCGGCATCGACCTGGGCACTACCAACAGCGTCGTGGCGACCGTGGAAGACGGACGTCCGCGCCTCATCCCCTCACGTGCGGGAGGTCGCCTCACGCCCTCCGTCGTGGGCCTCACCCGCGCGGGCGACCGGCTGGTGGGGCAGGCGGCCCAGGCGCTGGCGGAGGAACAACCCGACGCGGTGGTGTGGGCCACCAAGCGCTTCCTCGGGCGCCGGTACACGCCGGAGCTGGTGCAGCAGGCGAAGTCGGTGGTGCCCTACCCCCTGGTGGCCGGCCCCTCCGGCGACGTGCGCGTGAAGCTGGCGGGCCGGGTGCTGCCCACCACGCAGGTGTCCGCCTTCATCCTGGGCGAGCTGCGCCTGGACGCGCAGGCCCACTTCGGCCGCGACGTGCGCAAGTGCGTCATCACGGTTCCGGCCAACTTCGACGACAACCAGCGCCAGGCCACGCGCGAGGCGGCGAGCATCGCGGGGCTGGAGGTGGTGCGGCTGGTCAACGAGCCCACCGCGGCGGCGCTGGCGTACGGCCTGTCGCGCGGCTTCGAGGGCAGCGCGCTGGTGTTCGACCTGGGCGGCGGCACCTTCGACGTGTCCATCCTGGACGTGAAGGCGGGCGTCTTCGAGGTGAAGGCCACGGGCGGCGACCACGCGCTCGGGGGCGAGGACTTCGACCAGCGAATCGTCCAGTGGCTGCTGGCGCAGGTGGAGGACGCCTTCCAGGACGCGGTGTCCAAGGACGCGCAGTCGCTGCGCCGGCTGAAGGTGGCGGCGGAGGCGGCCAAGCGCGAGCTCACCGAAAGGGACGAGGCCAGCATCACCGTGTCCGGCCTGGGCGACCACGCCTCGGGCGGGAAGCGCTTCACGGAGATCAACACCGCGCTCACGCGCAGCTTCTTTGAAACCCTCTCCGAGCCCCTGTCGCGCCGCTGCCTGGAGGTCTGCAAGAGCGTGATGGCGGAGGCGAAGATGGATCCGCGCTCGGTGGACGTGGTGCTGCTGGTGGGCGGCATGACGCGCGTGCCGCTGGTGCGCCGGCTGGTGGCGGACTTCTTCGGCCGCGCGCCGTCCACGGACGTGCACCCGGACGAAGCGGTGGCGCTGGGCGCCGCGGTGCAGGCGGACGAACTCTTGCGGCAGTCCGGGCAGGCGCTGCTGCTGGACGTGGCCAGCCAGAGCCTGGGCGTGGGCGTGATGGGCGGGCGCGTGAAGCGCCTCATCCCCCGCAACACGGGCGTGCCGGTGGTGGCGCGCGACATCTTCTTCCCGGGCACCTCCGGCCAGGCCGAGGCGCGCATCCCCGTGTACCAGGGGGAGAGCGAGTTCCAGGATGAGAACCACAAGCTGGGCGAGGTGGTCCTCAAGAACCTGCACGTCGCCGCGCGCGGGGAGACGCCCCTGGAGGTCGTCTTTGAATTGTCCGGCGAGGGCACGCTGTCCGTGAAGGCCACCGACCTGACCTCCGGCAACATGGAGGTGGTCCGCCTGGAGGCCCGCGCCGGCCTGCCGCAGGGCGAGGCGGAGAAGCTGGGCCAGGAGCAGATGAACTACGCCCAGGCCCAGGGCGTGGTGGACGCGCGCAAGGCAGAGGAGACCTTCCGCAAGCTGCTGGAGCGCGGGGAGAAGCTGGCGCGCCTGCTCCAGAAGAGCGCGAAGGAGAACCCCAGCCCGGAGGCCGAGTCCGCCGTGGGCACCGTGCAGCAGCTGCTGGTGGGCGGCAAGGACGCGCTGGCGGCCGGGGACGCGGCGCAGTGCGCCCAGATTGCTCGCCAGCTCACGAAGCTTCTGTCCGGTCGCGCGGAACCCCGGAGCTGA
- a CDS encoding MATE family efflux transporter — translation MSPEAPESSVSSSHSVRNRGELRALLALALPLCIAQAGQSLMGLVDTLIVGRAGTSALAAVGLSHSLFFAVSSFGMGLMMGVDPLVSQAIGARNPVRARNVLWQGVWLSAFVGLVLWAVLITVPSALPWVGVAEEQIVQVRAFLHFRAPSLPLMLIFLTVRAYLQAIGKPRPLVVSTVAANVLNLMMVPLFVFGGASLPAWTGPLALVPAMGAAGAALSTLLCTGMEVLIVARSVRGIPVPGTPSLRPVLADQLRAFRVGLPIGLHIAAEVGVFALAGVLAARLGPASVGAHQIAISFASLTFTMALGIGNAGSVRVGWAVGAHDTPQARRSGLMAFAIGTVVMSVGGLVFALFPGGLARLAGAPPEVLPLLLPLLMVSAIFQVFDGVQGVGAGVLRGAGHTRFTFLANIVGHYAVGLPLTLLLGFGLGMGVLGIWWGLCAGLIFVAMAVFWRFWRVSAGTLRPLEN, via the coding sequence ATGTCGCCCGAAGCCCCGGAGTCGTCCGTGTCGTCGTCCCACTCGGTCCGCAACCGGGGGGAGCTGCGCGCCCTGCTCGCGCTGGCGCTGCCCCTGTGCATCGCGCAGGCGGGCCAGTCGCTCATGGGCCTGGTCGACACGCTCATCGTCGGCCGGGCCGGCACGTCCGCGCTGGCGGCGGTGGGCCTGAGCCACAGCCTGTTCTTCGCCGTCAGCAGCTTCGGCATGGGGCTGATGATGGGCGTGGACCCGCTGGTGTCGCAGGCCATTGGCGCGCGCAACCCGGTGCGCGCGCGCAACGTGCTGTGGCAGGGCGTGTGGCTGTCCGCGTTCGTGGGGCTGGTGCTGTGGGCGGTGCTCATCACCGTCCCGTCGGCCCTGCCGTGGGTGGGCGTGGCGGAGGAGCAGATCGTCCAGGTGCGCGCGTTCCTGCACTTCCGCGCGCCCAGCCTGCCGCTGATGCTCATCTTCCTCACGGTGCGCGCGTACCTCCAGGCCATCGGGAAGCCCCGGCCGCTGGTGGTGTCCACCGTGGCGGCCAACGTCCTGAACCTCATGATGGTGCCGCTGTTCGTCTTCGGCGGCGCGTCCCTGCCCGCGTGGACGGGCCCCCTGGCGCTCGTGCCGGCGATGGGCGCGGCGGGCGCGGCGCTGTCCACGCTGCTGTGCACGGGCATGGAGGTGCTCATCGTGGCGCGGTCGGTGCGCGGGATTCCCGTGCCGGGGACGCCGTCCCTGCGGCCGGTGCTGGCGGACCAGCTGCGCGCGTTCCGGGTGGGGCTGCCCATTGGCCTGCACATCGCGGCGGAGGTGGGCGTCTTCGCGCTGGCGGGCGTGCTGGCCGCGCGGCTGGGCCCGGCGAGCGTGGGCGCGCATCAGATCGCCATCTCCTTCGCGAGCCTCACCTTCACCATGGCGCTGGGCATCGGCAACGCGGGCAGCGTGCGGGTGGGCTGGGCGGTGGGGGCGCATGACACGCCGCAGGCGCGCAGGAGCGGGCTGATGGCCTTCGCCATCGGCACGGTGGTGATGTCCGTGGGCGGGCTCGTCTTCGCGCTGTTCCCGGGGGGGCTCGCGAGGCTCGCGGGCGCGCCGCCGGAGGTGCTGCCGCTGCTGCTGCCGCTCCTGATGGTGAGCGCCATCTTCCAGGTGTTCGACGGCGTGCAGGGCGTGGGCGCGGGCGTGCTCCGGGGCGCGGGCCACACGCGCTTCACCTTCCTGGCGAACATCGTGGGCCACTACGCCGTGGGCCTGCCCCTGACGCTGCTCCTGGGCTTCGGCCTGGGCATGGGCGTGCTGGGCATCTGGTGGGGCCTGTGCGCGGGCCTCATCTTCGTGGCCATGGCCGTGTTCTGGCGCTTCTGGCGCGTGAGCGCGGGCACGCTGCGGCCCCTGGAGAACTGA
- the atpH gene encoding ATP synthase F1 subunit delta codes for MVNVSIARRYARAILDVAAEGNRTDLVAEQLNAFADVVGHSPELSDVLLNPAYSRAQRSQVVEAVLLALPSPADPALSNALRLLVDRNRLGYLPDIARLYRDMADARAGRVRGQVTSAAPLSADAVTRLQQSLQQLTQRNVVLETRVDPSVLGGVSAQVGGTLYDGTLRSQLEQMRRELK; via the coding sequence ATGGTGAACGTCTCCATCGCCCGCCGCTACGCCCGCGCCATCCTCGACGTCGCAGCGGAAGGCAACCGCACCGACCTGGTCGCGGAGCAGCTCAACGCCTTCGCCGACGTGGTCGGGCACAGCCCCGAACTGTCGGACGTGCTGCTCAACCCCGCCTACAGCCGCGCCCAGCGCAGCCAAGTGGTGGAGGCCGTGCTCCTGGCGCTGCCCTCCCCCGCGGACCCCGCGCTCTCCAACGCGCTGCGGCTGCTGGTGGACAGGAACCGCCTGGGCTACCTGCCCGACATCGCCCGGCTCTACCGCGACATGGCGGACGCCCGCGCGGGCCGCGTCCGGGGTCAGGTCACCAGCGCCGCGCCCCTGTCCGCCGACGCCGTCACCCGCCTCCAGCAGTCGCTCCAGCAGCTCACCCAGCGCAACGTCGTGCTGGAGACCCGCGTGGACCCCTCCGTGCTCGGCGGCGTGTCCGCCCAGGTCGGCGGCACCCTCTACGACGGCACCCTGCGCTCCCAGTTGGAGCAGATGCGCCGCGAGCTGAAGTAG
- a CDS encoding sensor histidine kinase, giving the protein MPQPVFHRLPGALPSAGIPEECWPFLSALLNAPGWGVALVGADSRLLWMNDLLTSLGGRPVALCVGRLLAEAWPGLAPSLSPLLGRAQSGERVVEELVSGRFGEVGTLRHLTVSALPAAPSSAGVLLLLRDTSARLREEAALRASEEHMRSIVEISCDGYFFHDRGHFLDISPGLARLLGHYETAELIGRSVIDCVAPEFRAPARDAMERGVEAPYEVAIVHRDGRRIPVEVMGRPATYQGRAVRLAAVWDVSSRKSSEERLARMEHFREQFLGVVGHDLKVPLQALQRDVLALQHAPSLPEALTEQVGRVGVGVRRVERMIHQLLDFTRARLSGGLPLQASPVHLGQVVEQVLETQRQAHPGRDLRLTALGDLRGTWDAGRLTQLVDTLLGHALHHGPATAAVALQLQGQGDGVTLLVHDPGRRVPPENHATLFEPFRRRASSGASDGDGLGLSLYIARQIALAHGGRISVESGATDGTRFIVWLPRAGGPPSAGS; this is encoded by the coding sequence ATGCCGCAGCCCGTGTTCCACCGGCTTCCCGGAGCCCTTCCGTCCGCAGGGATTCCCGAGGAGTGCTGGCCCTTCCTGAGTGCGCTGCTGAACGCGCCGGGTTGGGGGGTGGCGCTGGTGGGCGCGGACTCCCGTCTGCTCTGGATGAACGACCTGCTGACGTCCCTGGGCGGGCGGCCCGTGGCGCTCTGCGTGGGGCGACTGCTGGCGGAGGCATGGCCGGGGCTCGCGCCGTCGCTGTCGCCGCTGCTGGGCCGGGCGCAGTCGGGCGAGCGGGTGGTGGAGGAGCTGGTGTCGGGGCGCTTCGGGGAGGTGGGCACGCTGCGTCACCTGACGGTGAGCGCGCTGCCGGCGGCCCCGTCGTCGGCGGGGGTGCTGCTGCTCCTGCGCGACACGTCCGCGCGCCTGCGCGAGGAGGCGGCGCTGCGCGCGAGCGAGGAGCACATGCGCAGCATCGTGGAGATCTCCTGTGACGGGTACTTCTTCCACGACCGGGGGCACTTCCTGGACATCAGCCCGGGGCTGGCGCGCCTGCTGGGGCACTACGAGACGGCGGAGCTGATCGGCCGCAGCGTCATCGACTGCGTGGCCCCGGAGTTCCGCGCCCCCGCGCGCGACGCGATGGAGCGCGGCGTGGAGGCCCCGTACGAGGTGGCCATCGTCCACCGCGACGGCCGGCGCATCCCCGTGGAGGTCATGGGGCGCCCGGCCACCTACCAGGGCCGCGCGGTGCGGCTGGCGGCGGTGTGGGACGTCAGCAGCCGCAAGTCCTCCGAGGAGCGCCTGGCGCGCATGGAGCACTTCCGCGAGCAGTTCCTGGGCGTGGTGGGCCATGACCTCAAGGTCCCGCTCCAGGCCCTCCAGCGCGACGTGCTCGCCCTCCAACACGCTCCGTCACTGCCGGAGGCCCTGACGGAGCAGGTCGGGCGGGTGGGCGTGGGGGTGCGCCGGGTGGAGCGGATGATCCACCAGCTGCTGGACTTCACCCGGGCCCGGCTGTCCGGAGGCCTGCCGCTGCAGGCCTCGCCGGTGCACCTGGGACAGGTGGTGGAGCAGGTGCTGGAGACGCAGCGTCAGGCCCACCCCGGGCGGGACCTGCGCCTCACCGCGCTGGGCGACCTGCGGGGCACCTGGGACGCAGGGCGGCTCACCCAGCTGGTGGACACGCTGCTGGGCCACGCGCTGCATCACGGGCCGGCCACGGCGGCGGTGGCGCTCCAGCTCCAGGGCCAGGGCGACGGCGTCACGCTCCTGGTGCACGACCCGGGTCGCAGGGTGCCTCCGGAGAACCACGCCACCCTCTTCGAGCCCTTCCGGCGCCGGGCGTCGTCCGGGGCCAGCGACGGGGACGGCCTGGGGCTGTCGCTCTACATCGCCCGGCAGATCGCCCTGGCCCACGGGGGGCGCATCTCCGTGGAGTCGGGGGCGACGGACGGCACCCGCTTCATCGTGTGGCTGCCCCGGGCGGGCGGTCCCCCGTCGGCCGGCTCCTGA
- a CDS encoding esterase family protein — MNREYHRWYSQRLNRDMEVLLYGHSGEPIILVPTSKGRFYQAEDFGLIGALADGISAGRYVVLCVDSVDEESWYNKHVAPAVRVARHAQWEDYLVSEAVPLVRGRASGGRLTLAGCSLGGFHTYNVGLRHPHVFQRLISLGGKFETDDFLDGHHDEQVYFHTAPHWLPGLHDAARLNALRRVEMTLAVGEHDFCRPSNEHLSKLLWQKDIRNDLSIWDGGTHDWPVWRQMIRHYLPA; from the coding sequence ATGAACCGCGAATACCACCGCTGGTACAGCCAGCGGCTGAACCGGGACATGGAGGTGCTGCTGTACGGGCACTCGGGCGAGCCCATCATCCTGGTCCCCACCAGCAAGGGCCGCTTCTACCAGGCCGAGGACTTCGGCCTCATCGGCGCGCTCGCGGACGGCATCTCCGCGGGCCGCTACGTCGTGCTGTGCGTGGACTCCGTGGACGAGGAGTCCTGGTACAACAAGCACGTCGCCCCGGCCGTGCGCGTGGCCCGCCATGCCCAGTGGGAGGACTACCTGGTCAGCGAAGCCGTCCCGCTGGTGCGCGGCCGCGCCTCCGGAGGGCGGCTCACGCTGGCCGGGTGCAGCCTGGGCGGCTTCCACACGTACAATGTGGGCCTGCGCCACCCGCACGTCTTCCAGCGCCTCATCTCCCTGGGCGGCAAGTTCGAGACGGACGACTTCCTGGACGGCCACCACGACGAACAGGTGTACTTCCACACCGCGCCCCATTGGCTGCCCGGCCTGCACGACGCCGCGCGCCTCAACGCCCTGCGCCGCGTGGAGATGACCCTGGCCGTGGGCGAGCACGACTTCTGCCGCCCCTCCAACGAGCACCTGTCCAAGCTGCTCTGGCAGAAGGACATCCGCAACGACCTGTCCATCTGGGACGGCGGCACCCACGACTGGCCCGTGTGGCGGCAGATGATCCGCCACTACCTGCCGGCCTGA
- the atpA gene encoding F0F1 ATP synthase subunit alpha: MEIRADEISRIIREQIKDYGKKVTVAETGTVLSVGDGIARVYGLEGALAGELVEFANGVQGLVLNLEEDNVGIAIMGDFKGIREGDVVKRTGQIASVPVGKGLLGRVVNALGVPVDGKGPIEATEHRRLEVKAPGIVQRKSVHEPLQTGIKALDALVPVGRGQRELIIGDRQTGKTAVAIDAIISQKGLGVYCVYVAIGQKQSTVAQVVEKLTRHGAMEYTTVVAANASDPAPMQYFAPYAGVAIGEYYRDNKMHGLIVYDDLSKQAVAYRQLSLLLRRPPGREAYPGDVFYIHSRLLERAAKLSDEEGAGSLTALPIIETQAGDLSAYIPTNVISITDGQIFLETDLFNSGVRPAINVGLSVSRVGSAAQIKAMKQVAGSMKLELAQYRELAAFSQFGSDLDKATQETLARGARMVELLKQGQYEPLSVERQVIQIYAATNKDDASKRGWIRQVPVSDVVRWMKEMLEFVDGKYPNIVQDIVAKRELTNDIKAAINKALAEFNDVFQPTAGAKV; the protein is encoded by the coding sequence ATGGAAATCCGCGCCGACGAGATCAGCAGAATCATCCGGGAGCAGATCAAGGACTACGGCAAGAAGGTCACCGTCGCCGAGACCGGCACCGTGCTGTCCGTGGGCGACGGTATCGCCCGCGTGTACGGCCTGGAGGGTGCGCTGGCGGGCGAGTTGGTGGAGTTCGCCAACGGCGTGCAGGGTCTGGTCCTCAACCTGGAAGAGGACAACGTCGGCATCGCCATCATGGGTGACTTCAAGGGCATCCGCGAAGGCGACGTCGTGAAGCGCACCGGGCAGATCGCTTCCGTGCCGGTGGGCAAGGGCCTGCTGGGCCGCGTGGTGAACGCCCTGGGCGTCCCGGTGGACGGCAAGGGCCCCATCGAGGCCACCGAGCACCGCCGCCTGGAGGTGAAGGCGCCCGGCATCGTGCAGCGCAAGTCCGTGCACGAGCCCCTGCAGACGGGCATCAAGGCACTGGACGCGCTGGTGCCGGTGGGTCGCGGTCAGCGCGAGCTCATCATCGGTGACCGCCAGACGGGCAAGACGGCCGTCGCCATCGACGCCATCATCAGCCAGAAGGGCCTGGGCGTTTACTGCGTCTACGTGGCCATCGGGCAGAAGCAGTCCACCGTCGCGCAGGTGGTGGAGAAGCTGACCCGCCACGGCGCCATGGAGTACACGACGGTCGTCGCGGCGAACGCGTCCGACCCGGCGCCCATGCAGTACTTCGCCCCGTACGCGGGCGTCGCCATCGGCGAGTACTACCGCGACAACAAGATGCACGGCCTCATCGTGTACGACGACCTGTCCAAGCAGGCCGTGGCGTACCGCCAGCTGTCCCTGCTCCTGCGCCGCCCGCCGGGCCGCGAGGCGTACCCGGGCGACGTGTTCTACATCCACAGCCGCCTGCTGGAGCGCGCCGCCAAGCTGTCCGACGAGGAGGGCGCGGGCTCCCTCACGGCGCTCCCCATCATCGAGACGCAGGCGGGTGACTTGTCCGCCTACATCCCGACGAACGTCATCTCCATCACCGACGGGCAGATCTTCCTGGAGACGGACCTCTTCAACTCCGGCGTCCGTCCGGCCATCAACGTGGGCCTCTCCGTGTCGCGCGTCGGTTCCGCGGCGCAGATCAAGGCGATGAAGCAGGTCGCCGGCTCCATGAAGCTGGAACTCGCGCAGTACCGCGAGCTGGCCGCCTTCTCCCAGTTCGGCTCCGACCTGGACAAGGCGACGCAGGAGACGCTGGCGCGCGGCGCCCGCATGGTGGAGCTGCTCAAGCAGGGCCAGTACGAGCCCCTGTCCGTCGAGCGCCAGGTCATCCAGATCTACGCGGCGACGAACAAGGACGACGCCAGCAAGCGCGGGTGGATCCGCCAGGTGCCCGTGTCGGACGTGGTCCGCTGGATGAAGGAGATGCTGGAGTTCGTGGACGGCAAGTACCCGAACATCGTCCAGGACATCGTCGCCAAGCGCGAGCTGACCAACGACATCAAGGCGGCCATCAACAAGGCGCTCGCCGAGTTCAACGACGTGTTCCAGCCGACCGCTGGCGCCAAGGTCTAG